In the genome of Sphingomonas alpina, the window CGGTGCCGCCGAACAATTTGGTGCGATAGGCAAGATCGAGGTCGAGGCCATTGGTGGACTCCACCGCGAAATTCTGTGCCCTGATGTCGGCGATCAGCTGCACTTGGGACAACAGCGCGGCCGGCACCTGGCCGGCGCTGTCGAAGAAAGTGAGATCGCCGCCATTGATCGACGGGACTTCCGCGAACCGGCGGAACACGTCCGGGTTTTCGATCACCTGCTTCACTTGCGCGGGGGTAGGGTTGGCGATGTTGAAGACCTGCAGATCCTTCACCGACAGGCTGTCGTCGGGCGAGGGGGTGCCGACGCGGCCGGAAATGCGAACCCGGTAATAGCCGGCCTTGACCGTGAGATTGGGGATGAAGGTCGGTGTGACATCCACACCGACGGTGAAGGTATCGGCCTTTTGCGTCTTGAGATCGGGATTCGCACCAGCACGGAACATCACCAGCGCCTGACCGGCGGGGAGGGCGGGGTTCTGATCCTTCGGGTCGAGGAATTTATAATCGTAAAGGCCGAACGATACCTGTTCGGCGATGCCGATCGTGCTGCGGAACCGGGGCACAAGGAATGACCGCGCATAGGTACCGCGCAGCGCGATCGATCGGTCAACCTGCCAGCGCAGCCCGATCTTGGGCGAGAATGTCCGGTCGAACCCCAGATCCTCATACCGCCCGGCAGCCGACAGGGTCAGCGAGCGGATCAGCGGCACATTCTGGTCCGCGCCGATGATCGGCACATTCACTTCGCCGAACACCGACTTGACCTTGCGTGTGCCGCCATTGCGATTGAAGAAGATCGTCGCATCGGTGCGCAGCGTCTCGGCGCGATACTGGAAGCCGCCGGCGACCAGCACGGGGCCGCCCGGCAAGGTCGCCAGCGTGGTCTGGCCGCGCAGTTCCGCGACAAACAATGTGTTGGTGGATTCGCGTGAACTGGGCGGTCGCCCGACCCGGCTCGAGCTGCCGTCGGTATGGGTGCGGTGATAGTCCACCGTCAGGTCAAGCGCGGTGGACCCCTGACCTTGCCAATGAACCCCGTTATAGATCGACACACCGGTCGTGCGGGTCTTGAACACCCGGTTGAAAGCAGGCTCGTCAAGGAAGATCTGGCGGGAATCGCGGTCACGCTGGAACCGGGACGCGTCGATCGAGAAGGTGAGGTCGCCCAGGTCCTGCTGAATGCCGCCGTAAAGATCGGTGAGCCGTTCGTTCGGGAGCTGTGTGACCTGCAGCGCTTCGCCCGAGACATCGACCGGGTCGCCGATAAAGGGCGAGCGTTTCTGGTACATCGCCATGCCATAGACATTGCCGCTGCCCCAGGAATGCCCGGCTAGCCCGCTGATCTGGACATCCTCCTTGCCGGTCCGCGTCGCGGTTGCGCCGCGCACCTGCAGTTCGAGGCCACTGGTCGGCTTGCGGGTCACGATATTGACGACACCGGCGACCGCATCGGCGCCATAGGTCGCGGAAGCGCCGTCGGGAATGATGTCGATGCGCTCGATCAGCATTGATGGAATGGTCGATACGGTCGGCGCTTCGGTCAGGCCGACCGAAGGCATGCGCCGCCCGTTGAGCAGG includes:
- a CDS encoding TonB-dependent receptor plug domain-containing protein yields the protein MVNACAPYAAAQELPADRPDQQAQLETEGRRKSDSDKAPGDIIVTGSLIRGLPKEYVASPMFSYDQADIVHSGAGSVSEYMLTIPQNFTGDLSEFATTGAGIGSPLGDATTYNQFDGFAGFALRGLASDATLTLLNGRRMPSVGLTEAPTVSTIPSMLIERIDIIPDGASATYGADAVAGVVNIVTRKPTSGLELQVRGATATRTGKEDVQISGLAGHSWGSGNVYGMAMYQKRSPFIGDPVDVSGEALQVTQLPNERLTDLYGGIQQDLGDLTFSIDASRFQRDRDSRQIFLDEPAFNRVFKTRTTGVSIYNGVHWQGQGSTALDLTVDYHRTHTDGSSSRVGRPPSSRESTNTLFVAELRGQTTLATLPGGPVLVAGGFQYRAETLRTDATIFFNRNGGTRKVKSVFGEVNVPIIGADQNVPLIRSLTLSAAGRYEDLGFDRTFSPKIGLRWQVDRSIALRGTYARSFLVPRFRSTIGIAEQVSFGLYDYKFLDPKDQNPALPAGQALVMFRAGANPDLKTQKADTFTVGVDVTPTFIPNLTVKAGYYRVRISGRVGTPSPDDSLSVKDLQVFNIANPTPAQVKQVIENPDVFRRFAEVPSINGGDLTFFDSAGQVPAALLSQVQLIADIRAQNFAVESTNGLDLDLAYRTKLFGGTAMVNLTGQYILGLDLKAGGSTAISRLDGYAKPADLRLNGTIAWGRGGVSIGSVVNYVDGFTDDRPDQPIRSVGSYTTASLFLSFDLGHLLDAPLFADSQVQLVVANLFDRQPSRVIDGVVGYDPYNNPPNPRTVGVTVSKRF